Within Gaiellales bacterium, the genomic segment CGGCGCGGACGCCCTGGGCGAGGTGCGCGTGGTGGTCGAATCGGCAGGGCGCTCGTTCTCGGCGCAGGCCGTGTCGACGGACGTCACGGAAGCGTCGGCCGAGGCGTACCTCCGGGCGTGCGCGCACGCGAAGACCGCCGCCGAACCGGAGCAGGAGCTCGCCGGAGTCTGATGAGATACCCACCCCCAGCGAAACCGAGGATCACATGAGCCCGACCACACGACCACTCCCGATCGTCGCCTGCCTGTCCGGCGACGGCATCGGCCCCGAGGTGATGGCGGAGGCGGGCCGCGTGATCGACGCCGCGTCCGAGCTGTTCGGCATCCGCATCCGGCAGGTGCACCTGCCCTTCGGCGGCGATGCGATCGACAAGCACGGCGACCCGTTCCCGGCCCACGTGCGCGCCGCCGTCAAGGCGTCGGACGCCGTGCTGCTCGGGGCGGTCGGCGGCCCTCGCTGGGACGGCGCCGTCCGCCGGCCTGAGGAGGGCCTGCTCGGGCTGCGCAAGGAGCTCGACGCCTACGCAAACCTACGTCCCGTGCGGCACCGCGACATCGACCTGATCGTCGTGCGCGAGCTGACCGGCGGCCTCTACTTCGGCAAGAAGTCGCTGGAGGAGGACGTTGCCAGCGACGAGTGCCGGTACACCCGCGAGCAGGTCGAGCGGGTGGCACGCTGGGCGTTCAAGCTCGCGCGACGGCGCGACGGCCGTGTTGTCTCGGTGGACAAGGCCAATGTGCTGTCTACCTCGAAGCTGTGGAGGCGGGTCGTCTCGGAGCTGCAGGCGGCGGAGTTCGAGGAGATCCGGCTGAC encodes:
- the leuB gene encoding 3-isopropylmalate dehydrogenase, which translates into the protein MSPTTRPLPIVACLSGDGIGPEVMAEAGRVIDAASELFGIRIRQVHLPFGGDAIDKHGDPFPAHVRAAVKASDAVLLGAVGGPRWDGAVRRPEEGLLGLRKELDAYANLRPVRHRDIDLIVVRELTGGLYFGKKSLEEDVASDECRYTREQVERVARWAFKLARRRDGRVVSVDKANVLSTSKLWRRVVSELQAAEFEEIRLTHELVDSFAMNLATKPQAYDVILTENLFGDILSDLAAAVGGGLGLAPSASIGSEPPGIFEPVHGSAPDIAGQGEANPIAMILSVGMMFTYGLGRRDIGRAITAAVDQVLAEGTATADQVSGGRAYATWEVGQAVCRALADHAHGSGEFAANPYREAVARG